In the genome of Leptolyngbya subtilissima AS-A7, one region contains:
- the fabG gene encoding 3-oxoacyl-[acyl-carrier-protein] reductase, whose amino-acid sequence MVASSPSLEGQVAIVTGASRGIGRAVAIALAALGAQVVVNYARSSTAADEVVAQITEAGGNAVAIQADVSQTDQVDALISGTLEKFGRVDILVNNAGITRDTLLLRMKLEDWQSVIDLNLTGVFLCTRAVAKIMLKQRSGRIVNIASVAGQMGNPGQANYSAAKAGVIGFTKTVAKELASRGITVNAVAPGFIETDMTDDLSNTDEIRKFIPLGRFGQPEDIAGMVRFLAADPAASYITGQVFNVDGGMVMA is encoded by the coding sequence ATGGTTGCATCTTCCCCGTCCCTTGAGGGCCAGGTCGCTATCGTTACAGGGGCTTCACGGGGCATTGGTCGAGCCGTGGCGATCGCCCTAGCAGCATTAGGGGCTCAAGTTGTTGTCAACTATGCTCGCTCTAGCACCGCCGCTGATGAGGTGGTTGCTCAAATCACAGAAGCGGGCGGCAACGCCGTAGCCATCCAGGCCGATGTCTCCCAGACCGATCAGGTAGACGCGCTGATTAGCGGCACCTTAGAGAAGTTTGGCCGCGTTGATATTTTGGTCAACAACGCTGGCATTACCCGCGACACCCTGCTGCTGCGCATGAAGCTGGAAGACTGGCAGAGCGTCATCGACCTCAATCTAACCGGAGTATTTTTATGCACTCGGGCTGTGGCCAAGATCATGCTAAAGCAGCGATCGGGGCGAATCGTTAACATTGCGTCGGTGGCTGGTCAGATGGGCAATCCAGGGCAAGCTAACTACAGCGCGGCCAAGGCTGGCGTGATTGGGTTTACGAAAACCGTGGCGAAAGAATTGGCTAGCCGAGGCATCACCGTTAATGCTGTGGCTCCAGGCTTTATCGAAACCGACATGACCGACGATCTGTCCAACACAGACGAGATTCGCAAATTCATTCCCCTAGGGCGGTTTGGTCAACCCGAGGATATTGCGGGCATGGTGCGATTCTTAGCAGCAGATCCGGCGGCCTCTTACATCACGGGTCAGGTGTTCAACGTGGACGGCGGCATGGTCATGGCCTAA
- a CDS encoding pilus assembly FimT family protein — protein sequence MKRLRTLAKQSEVGFTLIELLVVIVIAGVLAGIAAPSWFAFSNRQRAIAVRSDVIQAVKTAQQDAIQLRQARQIQVVTTAPNPTLRIGSLDFSTGNAVFNGKEQVLGGEANKTGQIALTAYRVLPNGTRDTTVNTIAFNHQGLPTDRNSLPFVITISGGPGTIQQCVIVANLLGSLKTANNTECDNPRVGLN from the coding sequence ATGAAACGCCTGCGCACACTAGCCAAACAGTCTGAAGTGGGGTTTACCCTGATTGAGCTGCTGGTGGTTATTGTTATTGCTGGGGTGCTAGCTGGTATTGCGGCACCGAGCTGGTTTGCCTTTTCAAACCGCCAGAGGGCGATCGCTGTACGTAGCGATGTTATTCAGGCGGTTAAAACTGCTCAGCAAGACGCTATACAGCTGCGGCAGGCTAGACAGATACAGGTTGTGACTACTGCGCCTAATCCCACCCTTAGAATTGGCTCGTTAGACTTTAGTACTGGCAACGCGGTATTTAACGGCAAAGAACAGGTGCTTGGGGGAGAAGCTAACAAAACAGGGCAGATTGCGCTGACAGCTTACAGGGTACTGCCCAACGGCACTAGAGACACTACAGTAAACACTATTGCCTTTAACCACCAGGGATTACCTACTGATAGAAATAGCCTACCCTTTGTCATTACCATCAGCGGCGGGCCAGGCACAATCCAGCAGTGTGTAATCGTGGCTAACTTGCTGGGTAGTCTCAAAACTGCCAACAACACCGAATGTGATAATCCTAGAGTCGGTCTTAACTAA
- a CDS encoding prepilin-type N-terminal cleavage/methylation domain-containing protein, with protein sequence MANKADMNFMLAWLLRAKQTSRRGFTLIELLVAIVVGSLIVGTMLYLVVEMLRINRREEILTQTQQDMRRAIDYITRDAGEAVYIYSTPAAVLGQLNGFPNGGEVPVLAFWRLDPLDPTNAGVRTFFNTACSAAFSGVKLNECNTLRLRQGYYTLVIYAQQQNTGNDIWGGKSRIVRYELPKYTATGLSNLTITPGYAEPTGSTNTFANWTKGTGTTPRNLAVLTDFVDNTDPNEATTGLCPTGYLQTPANANNFYACVLQGTTEIDNNTGLAVGSNQTLIVFLRGNTATESSALGSFSQAGRLPTLKSEVLIRGVIDKQPGL encoded by the coding sequence ATGGCTAACAAAGCCGATATGAATTTTATGCTGGCTTGGCTGCTACGAGCTAAACAAACTAGTCGGCGGGGCTTTACTCTAATTGAGCTGCTGGTTGCGATCGTGGTTGGGTCGCTCATCGTTGGCACCATGCTGTATTTAGTGGTTGAGATGCTGAGAATCAACCGCCGTGAAGAAATACTGACTCAAACTCAGCAGGACATGCGTCGCGCGATCGACTACATTACTCGCGACGCTGGTGAGGCTGTCTATATTTACTCAACTCCTGCTGCGGTACTTGGCCAACTCAATGGGTTTCCCAACGGTGGCGAAGTGCCAGTGCTCGCCTTTTGGCGGCTAGACCCACTAGATCCAACTAATGCTGGCGTTCGAACCTTTTTCAACACAGCATGTTCTGCAGCCTTTTCAGGGGTCAAACTCAACGAGTGCAATACTCTACGACTTCGCCAGGGCTATTACACCCTTGTGATTTATGCCCAACAGCAAAACACTGGCAACGACATTTGGGGTGGCAAGTCTAGAATTGTGCGCTACGAGCTGCCTAAATACACGGCAACTGGGTTGTCCAACCTAACTATCACACCGGGCTATGCAGAACCGACGGGCAGCACCAATACTTTTGCAAACTGGACCAAAGGAACAGGAACTACCCCTCGCAACCTGGCGGTGCTTACCGACTTTGTAGACAACACTGATCCAAACGAAGCGACTACTGGCCTTTGCCCAACAGGCTATTTGCAAACTCCGGCCAATGCTAATAATTTCTATGCGTGTGTACTGCAAGGTACCACAGAGATTGACAACAACACTGGCTTAGCCGTTGGCAGTAACCAAACGCTAATCGTATTTTTGCGAGGCAATACCGCCACCGAAAGTTCGGCTCTTGGATCATTTTCCCAAGCCGGGCGATTGCCTACTCTAAAGTCTGAAGTGCTAATTCGGGGTGTTATCGATAAGCAGCCTGGGTTGTAG
- a CDS encoding prepilin-type N-terminal cleavage/methylation domain-containing protein, whose amino-acid sequence MITNRLKRHLYWAGGRSPAQGQQGLTLIECLVAIIVVGLVSSAIAPALVISVATRVQSQKAEQALELAQSEIDRVRLLVERAEANDSNLPPSTPIAGANPDSRVAEVAGPTYGAPVAAPTTAFQTRAASLNGNQFAVQTYRTPGRFVGSVPVTFGMGVRVYDYEAVLTGSGNLSKDPAALRMVDGAGQRGRRPLVALYTNVTVGDGASSLCQYIKHLDTAASVPTGCN is encoded by the coding sequence GTGATTACCAATCGACTCAAACGCCATCTTTACTGGGCTGGGGGGCGCTCCCCAGCCCAAGGGCAGCAGGGTCTCACCCTGATTGAATGTCTAGTCGCCATTATTGTCGTGGGTTTGGTCAGCAGCGCCATTGCTCCTGCCCTGGTTATTTCGGTAGCCACTCGGGTACAGAGCCAAAAGGCAGAGCAGGCCCTAGAGCTAGCCCAGTCTGAAATTGATCGGGTGCGCCTACTCGTCGAGCGCGCCGAGGCCAATGACAGCAACCTGCCGCCCTCTACTCCCATCGCCGGTGCTAACCCAGACAGTAGGGTGGCCGAGGTAGCAGGGCCAACCTACGGTGCCCCTGTGGCTGCCCCCACTACGGCCTTTCAGACCCGTGCAGCTAGCCTCAACGGCAACCAGTTTGCCGTGCAGACCTACCGTACCCCAGGTCGATTTGTCGGCAGTGTACCCGTTACCTTTGGCATGGGCGTGCGGGTGTACGACTACGAAGCTGTGTTGACGGGCAGCGGCAACTTATCTAAAGACCCCGCTGCTCTACGCATGGTTGATGGTGCAGGGCAGCGGGGCCGACGCCCTCTAGTTGCTCTTTACACGAATGTCACTGTGGGTGACGGGGCTAGTTCTCTCTGTCAATACATTAAGCATCTCGATACTGCGGCTTCGGTACCTACCGGCTGCAACTAA
- the hpsA gene encoding hormogonium polysaccharide biosynthesis protein HpsA produces MSRHLLRKALRLPQAAIKRLVTGLLQLVLLANRPARLARSGFVLPTTVLLVLMVVLTATALTYRSFTRSDMAISQREQQVISNAATPAVDRAKAKIEFLFQTDNRFPSGVPASDILADLMLITNNYAGYTGRVSRLPGANDPYTLPDETRVDINDDGELDNAWSFNIDLNGDGTVAANELVVYSILVDDQGPKATTTTRIDGPVNQAKANALVTRTGPLATTEASAACAGALAEGGWQVVQQGNNSTLQKNFQVNAFVANLNDANRTFETLEFQQSRTAARANKWGAWFRYDLDVSPGPEFNWNGAMHTDGNFFTFTSGDGFRAHMVSSHNSCLYSQEASEISLSELDLNGDGAGTPRTVVNGEQEFQGQAVRGTMRNDDTTTGGNSIIHVWNGAGVAARVNLSLTNTTDSVRTSGANNNVRPSDVAMNPLALFTRDVTEHINPGVWERDPGWAGGDFQVQKRIINDQVARPFVDDFYRADNRWGPKPRYDSRDTTLDVTNNSATIGDRINGLGRLTDPDNGLDGYWERQATSTGMRLIVGQRLELGNANIWNSSPVGATLTADNGADPLYPAKIRPAADNRFGRSHEYLQRKALRDNLAAVQGMVVYHYQINSGTFPAACMATTAHPGTAQTILNSRTFNNYPVSTTRLRADFLNGTGTNGWEFALNPAFDTEGEFATQIGSGQPLGKALRNLAYFAGDPKGGAPSFKPVQDVAGAVGAEVHPAPYFNMWGDFSPLRRVFVEYLDAGTTYANLSPADKATLHSAACTISLLAYNIQSDYLEARALAGSNINVNFQNIGSQMRNALLRISNYVGYTGAADPTIRGISASALFALMGKSRDWTDTNINNATCQVGFTDAAGYQRECDFGEYFAEYTRNDWITILDSEATNATPAEVTAIANFAERIDFLTSTIRDRELGFRKGLPQTSLGPMTVGGNNVVWDPITGYTQAISLPNNFNTPFKLQCNPNFFGETVANGGGGEDDVGIFGYIACSQSAVMDVRHPSLYYLFPLAEHDLDGDGRTQQPDGTVFSILPQPAEEYITNPYVRAVNPPGSTTILFRRVGNGTDPVVDTDNLAAIPKSATASSWTVPAASATGAPTVANISDQAQAFKILGPGGAVIRVPFLDKGVYNGREQLNTRALDIDIEALTTRTTPGGDFWLSANPDNRGEGVVYAFREDAVREDEVTRPKNATATVTAAYCQTLNGSNPRRFNIETEANCRMRVEPGTTPVFQDPPLTDELISLKPVDFYADPQRRAHGFRLRTFSGSPADFSGTSLARRVGMTFVTDNSVYIQGDFNPHSTTGGVGNIIEEFTDTLYNKTPANAFGLPFYNARTSAELNTNTFATFSADHWRPVEILADAITILSGSFRDGAIEDGFVRARPGSEGGANSSYMNQNRPTLSADQTGWVRESAAVDGSGVPVASVWIDRNGTYYRSNATGGTPIQPFYSLYDSDSAWTDFTRTDGDRRRNTQRATTTFVNATFVSGLVPERPQQGYGGLHNFVRLLEDWNDNVDLHIAGSLIQLNFSTNATGPFEHDLWQTTNADLPPTEERLGYYKPPSRRWGYDVALLYVPPAPAARRFVSIGTPRSEYYRELPSDDPYIVNLRCAENAAGTRLMPNFCTKA; encoded by the coding sequence ATGAGTCGTCATCTACTGCGAAAGGCTTTGCGGCTTCCTCAGGCAGCAATTAAGCGATTAGTTACCGGGCTGCTACAACTTGTGCTTTTGGCTAACCGACCGGCCCGTTTGGCCCGGTCCGGTTTTGTGCTGCCTACCACAGTGTTGTTAGTGCTTATGGTGGTGCTTACTGCCACCGCTCTTACCTATCGCTCCTTTACCCGCAGCGATATGGCCATTTCCCAGCGTGAGCAGCAGGTCATTTCCAATGCGGCAACACCTGCGGTCGACCGGGCCAAGGCCAAAATTGAGTTTTTGTTTCAGACCGATAACCGGTTTCCCAGTGGGGTGCCTGCCAGCGACATTCTGGCCGACCTCATGCTCATCACCAACAACTATGCAGGCTACACAGGCCGCGTGTCCCGCCTGCCGGGTGCCAACGATCCCTACACCCTTCCTGACGAAACCCGGGTTGACATCAATGACGATGGTGAGTTAGACAACGCCTGGTCATTTAACATCGACCTCAATGGCGATGGCACGGTTGCCGCCAACGAACTAGTTGTCTACTCAATTCTGGTCGACGACCAAGGGCCAAAAGCCACTACTACCACCCGCATTGATGGCCCCGTAAACCAGGCCAAAGCCAATGCTCTAGTAACCCGCACTGGACCTCTAGCCACTACCGAAGCTAGCGCGGCCTGTGCAGGTGCGCTGGCAGAGGGCGGTTGGCAGGTGGTGCAGCAGGGCAACAACTCAACCCTGCAAAAGAACTTTCAGGTCAATGCTTTTGTCGCTAACCTCAACGATGCCAACCGCACCTTTGAAACTCTAGAGTTTCAGCAGTCGCGTACTGCCGCTCGGGCCAACAAGTGGGGGGCCTGGTTTCGCTATGACCTAGATGTATCTCCTGGTCCAGAATTTAACTGGAACGGGGCCATGCACACCGATGGTAACTTCTTTACCTTTACCAGCGGCGATGGTTTCAGAGCCCACATGGTCAGCTCCCACAACTCCTGCTTATATAGCCAAGAGGCCTCCGAAATTTCCCTTTCTGAACTTGACCTCAACGGCGATGGTGCAGGAACCCCACGTACTGTCGTTAACGGCGAGCAAGAGTTTCAAGGGCAGGCTGTTCGAGGCACCATGCGCAACGACGACACAACTACCGGCGGTAACTCTATTATCCACGTGTGGAATGGCGCTGGTGTAGCTGCCAGAGTTAACCTCAGCCTCACCAATACGACCGACTCTGTCAGAACCAGCGGTGCAAATAACAACGTCCGCCCGTCTGACGTTGCCATGAACCCCCTGGCTCTGTTTACTCGCGACGTAACCGAGCATATCAACCCCGGAGTTTGGGAGCGTGATCCCGGTTGGGCTGGAGGTGATTTCCAAGTTCAGAAACGTATCATCAATGATCAGGTCGCTCGTCCCTTCGTAGACGACTTCTACCGGGCCGACAATCGCTGGGGGCCAAAACCTCGCTACGACAGCCGTGATACTACTCTAGATGTCACCAATAACTCAGCCACCATCGGCGATCGCATCAATGGCCTAGGTCGCCTCACCGACCCAGACAATGGTCTAGATGGATATTGGGAGCGCCAGGCAACCTCAACCGGCATGCGTCTGATTGTGGGCCAGCGCCTAGAGTTGGGCAACGCCAACATTTGGAACTCTAGCCCCGTTGGTGCGACCCTAACTGCTGACAACGGCGCAGACCCGCTCTACCCAGCGAAAATTAGACCCGCTGCCGACAACCGATTTGGTCGCAGCCATGAATACTTACAGCGCAAAGCCCTGCGCGATAACCTGGCCGCAGTCCAGGGTATGGTCGTCTATCACTATCAAATCAATAGCGGCACCTTCCCCGCCGCCTGCATGGCTACAACGGCCCACCCCGGTACGGCTCAAACCATTCTCAACAGCCGCACCTTCAATAACTACCCAGTTTCTACTACTCGCCTGCGGGCCGATTTCTTAAACGGTACCGGCACCAACGGCTGGGAGTTTGCGCTCAACCCGGCCTTTGATACCGAAGGCGAATTTGCCACGCAGATTGGCTCTGGACAGCCCTTGGGTAAAGCCCTCAGAAACCTGGCCTACTTTGCGGGCGATCCCAAAGGGGGTGCTCCTTCGTTTAAGCCCGTGCAAGATGTAGCTGGTGCCGTTGGTGCTGAAGTGCATCCGGCCCCCTACTTCAACATGTGGGGCGATTTCTCCCCGCTGCGGCGCGTCTTTGTCGAATATCTCGATGCGGGTACAACCTACGCCAACCTCAGCCCTGCTGACAAAGCTACTTTGCATAGCGCCGCTTGCACCATTAGCCTACTGGCCTACAACATCCAGAGCGACTACTTAGAAGCTCGCGCCCTAGCCGGTAGCAATATCAACGTCAACTTCCAGAACATTGGTTCTCAAATGCGCAACGCGCTGCTGCGAATCAGCAACTATGTGGGCTACACCGGTGCTGCCGACCCAACAATTAGAGGCATTAGTGCGTCTGCACTGTTTGCCTTGATGGGAAAAAGCAGAGACTGGACGGACACAAACATCAATAACGCTACCTGCCAGGTTGGCTTTACCGATGCTGCTGGCTATCAAAGAGAGTGCGACTTTGGCGAATACTTTGCCGAGTACACCCGCAATGACTGGATTACGATTCTTGATAGCGAAGCCACCAACGCTACCCCTGCCGAAGTCACTGCCATTGCAAATTTCGCCGAACGAATTGATTTCTTAACCAGCACCATCCGCGATCGTGAACTAGGTTTTAGGAAAGGGCTACCACAAACTTCTCTTGGCCCTATGACTGTTGGGGGAAATAACGTAGTTTGGGATCCAATAACCGGCTACACGCAGGCTATTTCTTTGCCGAACAACTTCAACACTCCATTTAAATTGCAGTGCAACCCCAACTTCTTCGGTGAAACCGTGGCCAATGGGGGTGGTGGCGAAGACGATGTTGGCATCTTCGGTTACATTGCCTGTAGTCAATCTGCGGTTATGGATGTCCGCCACCCGTCGCTGTACTACCTGTTTCCATTAGCCGAGCACGACCTCGACGGCGATGGCCGCACCCAGCAGCCCGATGGCACCGTTTTTTCCATCCTCCCCCAGCCCGCTGAAGAGTACATTACCAACCCCTACGTTCGAGCAGTCAACCCCCCTGGCTCTACTACAATTCTCTTCCGCCGGGTAGGCAACGGTACAGACCCCGTTGTTGATACCGACAACCTTGCCGCCATACCCAAGTCGGCTACCGCTAGCAGCTGGACCGTGCCTGCTGCCAGCGCTACCGGGGCACCCACAGTCGCTAACATCAGCGATCAGGCCCAAGCCTTCAAAATCCTTGGCCCTGGCGGTGCCGTCATTCGAGTTCCCTTCCTAGACAAAGGCGTCTACAACGGTCGCGAACAGCTCAATACTCGAGCATTAGATATTGACATTGAGGCGCTAACTACTCGCACAACTCCTGGTGGTGACTTCTGGCTCTCGGCCAACCCCGACAACCGGGGCGAGGGCGTCGTCTACGCCTTTAGAGAAGACGCCGTGCGAGAAGACGAAGTCACCCGACCCAAAAACGCCACGGCCACCGTCACGGCAGCCTACTGCCAAACCCTCAATGGCTCAAACCCCAGGCGCTTTAATATCGAAACTGAGGCGAACTGCCGCATGCGGGTTGAGCCCGGCACAACCCCTGTCTTTCAAGACCCACCCCTAACAGATGAGTTAATCAGCCTCAAACCCGTAGACTTCTATGCTGATCCCCAGCGACGGGCCCACGGTTTTAGGCTCCGCACCTTTAGCGGCTCCCCGGCAGACTTTAGCGGCACTAGCCTTGCCCGCCGGGTAGGTATGACGTTTGTTACCGACAACAGCGTCTACATTCAAGGAGACTTCAACCCCCACAGCACCACGGGTGGCGTTGGCAACATCATTGAGGAATTTACCGATACCCTTTACAACAAAACCCCCGCCAACGCCTTTGGCCTGCCGTTCTACAACGCCCGAACGAGTGCTGAGCTAAACACCAATACTTTTGCAACCTTCTCCGCAGATCACTGGAGACCGGTAGAAATTTTGGCCGATGCCATCACCATTCTCTCTGGCTCCTTCAGAGACGGTGCCATAGAAGATGGCTTTGTTAGAGCTAGGCCAGGTAGCGAAGGCGGTGCTAACTCGTCTTACATGAACCAAAACCGTCCTACGCTGAGCGCCGATCAAACAGGCTGGGTGCGTGAGAGTGCTGCTGTGGATGGTTCGGGTGTTCCGGTTGCGTCAGTATGGATTGACCGCAATGGCACCTACTACCGCAGTAATGCTACTGGTGGTACTCCAATTCAGCCCTTCTACAGTCTCTACGACAGCGACAGTGCTTGGACAGACTTCACCCGTACCGATGGCGATAGACGACGCAATACGCAAAGGGCTACTACCACCTTCGTCAATGCCACCTTTGTCAGTGGGTTAGTACCTGAGCGCCCCCAGCAGGGCTACGGCGGTCTCCACAACTTTGTACGACTGCTAGAAGACTGGAACGACAATGTGGATCTACACATTGCTGGGTCGTTGATTCAGCTCAACTTCTCAACCAACGCCACCGGTCCCTTTGAGCACGATCTCTGGCAGACAACTAACGCCGATCTGCCGCCTACTGAAGAACGTCTGGGTTATTACAAGCCGCCCAGTCGGCGCTGGGGCTACGATGTGGCTCTGCTCTACGTACCTCCGGCCCCTGCGGCTCGACGCTTCGTGAGCATTGGCACCCCCCGCAGCGAGTACTACCGCGAGCTGCCATCCGACGACCCGTACATCGTTAACCTGCGCTGCGCAGAAAATGCTGCTGGTACAAGGCTGATGCCTAATTTCTGTACAAAAGCCTAA
- the ftsH gene encoding ATP-dependent zinc metalloprotease FtsH: MKTETPLQLVYSTFVEQVNDAQVQRVTIGRDRIDYTLKPEFGRRRYTTQPVGSTDEVISKLKSQGVQITTAPEPLPPASIAGLIISSGLLVGALALAAKFSSAGGGVGTAVGMGKSKVRSYSKSKTGVTFADVAGVDEAKQELQEVVDFLANGDKYRKLGAKIPKGVLLVGPPGTGKTLLAKAVAGEAGVPFLSMAGSEFVEMFVGVGASRVRDLFNKAKRQAPCIVFIDELDAVGKTRGGNPVGGNDEREQTLNQLLTEMDGFDGNDGVIVVAATNRPETLDPALRRPGRFDRQVLVDRPDKSGRLEILQVHGRAVVLGEDVNLAEIAGQTAGFAGADLANLVNEAALMAARHNRQAVLMTDFMEAIERVIAGLEKRSRVLTPMERQTVAYHEVGHALVGALVPGGNRVTKISIVPRGLGALGYTMQMPENDRFLMLEDELRGQLATLLGGRAAEEIVFGKVSTGASDDIQKATDLAEKAVTEYGMSASLGPVAFAKASAQFLDGGSDRRVTSPEVATEIDRQVNLLLNGARTVALAILQLNRGLLESATQTLLETEVLDGEQLKAVLAQAQAPAELKAWLAQGNSVV, translated from the coding sequence ATGAAAACGGAAACCCCTTTGCAGTTGGTCTATAGCACCTTTGTGGAGCAGGTCAACGATGCCCAGGTGCAACGGGTGACGATCGGGCGCGATCGCATTGACTATACCCTCAAGCCTGAATTTGGCCGTCGCCGCTACACTACGCAACCAGTCGGGTCTACGGATGAGGTGATCAGCAAGCTCAAAAGTCAGGGGGTGCAAATCACCACTGCTCCTGAACCTTTACCGCCAGCGAGCATCGCGGGGTTGATTATTTCGTCAGGTCTGCTGGTTGGAGCCTTGGCCTTGGCCGCAAAATTTAGCAGCGCGGGTGGCGGGGTCGGTACTGCTGTGGGTATGGGTAAGAGTAAGGTCCGTAGCTATAGCAAGAGCAAGACTGGTGTTACTTTTGCCGATGTGGCTGGGGTAGACGAGGCTAAGCAGGAACTGCAAGAGGTAGTCGACTTTTTGGCCAACGGTGACAAGTACCGCAAACTGGGAGCAAAAATTCCTAAAGGGGTGCTGCTGGTAGGCCCTCCGGGCACAGGCAAAACTCTGCTAGCCAAAGCCGTTGCTGGCGAGGCGGGTGTGCCTTTCCTCAGCATGGCGGGCTCGGAGTTTGTGGAAATGTTTGTGGGGGTTGGTGCTTCACGGGTGCGCGATCTGTTCAACAAGGCCAAGCGCCAAGCGCCCTGCATTGTGTTTATTGACGAGCTGGATGCTGTCGGTAAAACCCGTGGCGGCAACCCTGTGGGCGGCAATGACGAGCGTGAGCAAACCCTGAATCAGCTGCTGACCGAAATGGATGGCTTTGACGGCAATGACGGTGTGATTGTAGTTGCTGCCACCAACCGCCCCGAAACCCTAGACCCAGCCCTGCGCCGCCCAGGCCGTTTTGACCGTCAAGTGTTGGTCGATCGCCCCGACAAGAGCGGCCGGTTGGAGATTTTGCAGGTTCACGGTCGGGCTGTCGTCCTTGGTGAAGACGTGAACTTGGCAGAAATTGCGGGTCAAACCGCTGGTTTCGCTGGTGCCGATTTGGCCAATTTAGTTAACGAAGCGGCGCTGATGGCCGCCCGCCACAACCGTCAAGCGGTGCTAATGACCGATTTTATGGAAGCCATTGAGCGGGTGATTGCCGGGCTAGAGAAGCGGTCTAGAGTGCTCACTCCAATGGAGCGGCAGACCGTGGCTTACCACGAAGTGGGCCACGCCCTGGTGGGAGCACTGGTACCGGGCGGCAACCGGGTTACTAAAATTTCGATTGTGCCGCGGGGGCTAGGCGCTCTGGGCTACACCATGCAAATGCCCGAGAATGACCGCTTTTTGATGCTCGAAGACGAATTACGGGGCCAACTCGCCACTCTGTTGGGGGGACGCGCCGCTGAGGAAATTGTCTTTGGCAAGGTTTCCACTGGCGCTAGCGACGACATTCAAAAAGCAACCGACCTGGCTGAGAAAGCGGTGACCGAGTACGGCATGAGTGCCAGCCTCGGGCCGGTGGCCTTTGCTAAAGCCTCGGCTCAGTTTTTAGATGGGGGTAGCGACAGGCGGGTGACTAGCCCCGAAGTGGCTACTGAAATCGATCGCCAGGTGAATTTGCTGCTCAATGGTGCTCGCACGGTGGCGCTGGCGATTCTTCAGCTCAATCGGGGGCTGTTGGAGTCTGCCACGCAAACGCTGCTTGAAACAGAGGTGCTAGATGGTGAACAGCTCAAGGCAGTTTTAGCTCAGGCTCAGGCTCCTGCGGAGTTAAAAGCCTGGTTGGCCCAGGGCAATAGCGTAGTGTAG
- a CDS encoding Coenzyme F420 hydrogenase/dehydrogenase, beta subunit C-terminal domain, translated as MTLAQPSHNKAKALRPGATRPAKELCSECGFCDTYYIHYVKEACAFLNQQFPTLEQQAHGRSRDLDAENDVYFGVHQDMMAARKQQPIEGAQWTGIVSTIAIEMLTKGLVEGVVCVQNTESDRFQPQPVLATTPEEILAARVNKPTLSPNLSVLEQVERSGMKRLLVIGVGCQIQALRAVEKQLGLEQLYVLGTPCVDNVSRAGLQKFLETTSRSPNTVVHYEFMQDFRVHFKHEDGSTETVPFFGLKTNQLKDVFAPSCMSCFDYVNGLADLVVGYMGAPFGWQWIVVRNDRGQAMLDTVMDQLDTQPVMSVGDRKAAVQQSIPAYDKAVTLPMWAAKLMGVVIERIGPKGLEYARFSIDSHFTRNYLYVKRNYPQKLAAHVPEFAKRIVSQYKLPD; from the coding sequence ATGACCCTGGCCCAGCCTTCCCACAACAAAGCCAAAGCCCTCCGCCCAGGGGCCACCCGCCCCGCCAAAGAACTCTGTAGCGAGTGCGGCTTTTGCGACACCTACTACATTCACTATGTCAAAGAGGCCTGCGCCTTTCTCAATCAGCAGTTTCCGACCCTAGAGCAGCAGGCCCACGGGCGCAGTCGCGATCTGGATGCTGAAAACGATGTCTACTTTGGCGTGCACCAAGACATGATGGCCGCCCGCAAGCAGCAGCCCATCGAGGGGGCGCAGTGGACCGGTATCGTGAGCACCATCGCCATTGAAATGCTGACTAAAGGGTTGGTAGAAGGGGTGGTGTGCGTTCAGAATACGGAGAGCGATCGCTTCCAGCCCCAGCCAGTCCTCGCTACCACCCCCGAAGAAATCTTGGCAGCGCGGGTCAATAAGCCCACCCTATCGCCTAACCTATCCGTCTTAGAACAGGTGGAGCGATCGGGCATGAAGCGCCTGCTGGTGATTGGCGTCGGCTGCCAAATTCAAGCATTGCGGGCGGTGGAAAAGCAGTTGGGTCTAGAGCAGCTCTACGTGCTGGGCACCCCCTGTGTCGATAACGTCAGCCGCGCCGGGCTACAAAAGTTTCTCGAAACCACTAGCCGATCGCCCAACACGGTAGTCCACTACGAATTCATGCAGGATTTTCGGGTGCACTTCAAGCATGAAGATGGCTCTACCGAAACGGTGCCCTTCTTTGGCCTCAAGACCAACCAGCTCAAGGATGTATTTGCCCCCTCCTGCATGAGCTGTTTTGACTATGTGAACGGTTTGGCTGATTTAGTCGTGGGCTACATGGGTGCCCCCTTTGGCTGGCAGTGGATCGTGGTGCGCAACGATCGCGGCCAGGCCATGCTCGACACCGTAATGGACCAGCTCGATACCCAGCCGGTGATGTCGGTAGGCGATCGCAAGGCCGCCGTACAGCAGAGCATCCCTGCCTACGACAAGGCTGTTACCCTGCCCATGTGGGCCGCCAAGCTGATGGGTGTCGTGATCGAGCGCATTGGCCCCAAAGGGCTAGAGTACGCCCGCTTTTCGATCGATTCCCACTTCACCCGCAACTATCTCTACGTCAAGCGCAACTATCCGCAAAAACTGGCCGCCCACGTGCCCGAATTTGCCAAGCGCATTGTCAGTCAATACAAGCTGCCCGATTGA